The Mucilaginibacter sp. PAMB04168 genome contains the following window.
TTTTGGTCCCTGTTTATAAAAAGATTTGCAGGTAATGGCTTTTATATTTTGGATGAGCCGGAGGCCGCCCTGTCTGTAACCAGGCAAATGGCCATGCTGGTAAGAATGCATGAATTGATAGACGATAATTCTCAGTTTGTCATCGCAACACATTCTCCTATATTATTGGCCTATCCGGGTGCCTTGATTTATGAGTTTAGTGAGCTCGGCGTACAGAAGGTAAGTTTCGAGCAAACACAGCTGTATCAGTCTTACGCCAGCTTTTTTCAAGATCCGTCTTACATCGTTAAACAACTGTTAAATCTCTAAACACTATCTAATGATGCTATTGGAGCGACTGTAAGCTGGGTGTTATTTATTCTCAATCTATTTTAAAAGGCCTATAACATAAAAGCCGCCGTTTTAACAACGGCGGCTTTTATGTTTATAGGAGTTTGCTAATTACTTCTTTTTACCTTGCGCTTGTGCTTGTTGCTGCTGGCGCATCATTTCTTCAAGCTTAGCCTGGAAACCCGTTTTTTTCTTTTTAGGATCGTCGGGTTTCTTTTTGTTTTCCTGTATTTGCGCATGTATCTTTTTGTCGTCAACCCACAAGCGGATAAGGTATTGCTGCAGGAAGGTGAGCATGTTGGCCAGGAAATAATAGTAGTTCAAACCTGCAGGATAACTGTTCAGGAAGCCCAGGAACATAATAGGGCTGATGTAACCTATGTATTTCATTTGCCCGGTTGCACCCGACACCTGGTTATTAAAGTAAGTATAGATGAGTGTAGAAATGGTCATCAACAAACACATCAAACTTAAGTGATTGCCCAAGAACGGGATGTTAAAGCCAAAGTTAATTACGGCATCATAGGTCGATAAATCCTTCATCCATAAAAAGCTTTCGCCACGAAGTTCAAACAAACTTGGGAAAAAACGCAGGAAGGCAAAAATGATAGGCATTTGCAGCACTAAAGGCAAACAACCACCCAACGGGTTTACACCTGCTTTGCGGTAAAGTTTCATATATTCCTGTTGCAACAGGGTAGGGTTATCCTCGCCAACCTTTGTCTTAATCTCATCCATCTCCGGCTTTAAAACTTTCATTTTAGCCATGCTGAGGTATGATTTATATGTAAGCGGAGATAACACAAGCTTTAGCAATACAGTTAGGGCCAAAATTACCAAGCCCATGTTCCAGTTAAACTGCTGTAAAAAGTTAAATACTGGTATTACAGCCCAACGGTTAATAAATTTTAGTGGGCCCCAGCCCAGGTCAATTTGCTTTTCAAGTTGGTAGCCTTGTTTTTGAAGTGTTTTAAAGCGGTTTGTACCAAAATAAAACTCCATTGGGTAGGTATTATCCGCATTGTTAATCAACGTTAAAGCCGCTTTCATTTGCTTCACATCAACAGAACTTGGATTAGTGCTTACAGATAAATTAGCTCTATCAAAACCTTGCTTGGCAATCAGTACGTTGGAGAAAAAGTGCTGTTTAAACGACACCCACTGTATTTTCTGGTCGGCAATGTCTTTGGTTTCGTCTTTACTTACGCTCAGGTAGTCAACACCACCATCGGTGTTTTTATAATACACGGTAGAATATAAGCGCTCCTGTGTAACATCTTTTTCCTGTTTGCGCAGGCCGGCAGTCCAGTTTAAAGTAAGTGCCCGGCTATTAATAATATCGCCTAAGCCAGTCAACTTAACGGTGTAGCCCAGTTTAAAGCCGGTGGCACCTAACGTATAAATGTAATCGATATACTGGGTAGGGCTGTAGCTTAAACGTAGGGTTATAGCGCTGCTGTCGCTTCCGGCTACTTTGATTGCGCTGCTTGTAGGTGTAAAATACCGATCGTTAGTATTAATAACTGTGCTGCCGGCATTAAATTTAAAACCAAATTGGTTGCTGTTGCCATCAAATAAAATAAGCGGCTTTTTATCAAAGGTTTTGAAATCTTTTAGCTCAACGCTATAAACGCGGCCGCCGCGGCTCGATAGCTTTACACGAATGTCTTTATTTTCTAAAGTAATTAACTGCTCGCTGCCAACCGTTGAGGCGCCAAAAGGTGCTTTAAGTGCAGCTGAATCAACAGGTGCCGGCTTCGTATTTGTATCTGCTTTAGCTGCAACTGCGGCCGGCTTTAAAAGTCCAGCTTTTTTCAGGGAGTCCAGGTGCTCAATCTGACGTGCTTTTTTTGCCTCCTCCTCAGTGGGTTTCATTAAGAAGAACGAGCCCACCAGTATGATGGCGATCAGGAATAACCCTGTGAACGTATTTCTATCCATTATTTTTTTTCGAGTACAATTAATTAGTTCTTGCGGGCATAAGCCAGCGAAGCGGCCACAAAGTTAACAAAAAGTGGGTGAGGATTATCAACCGTTGATTTTAATTCGGGGTGAAATTGCGACCCTACAAAAAATGGATGGTTTTTTAACTCAACAATCTCTACCAAACCGTTTTGAGGGTTAATACCTGAAGGTATCATGCCGGCTTCTTCGTACTGTTGTAAATACTCGTTGTTAAACTCATAACGGTGACGGTGGCGCTCTGTAATGTGCGTTTTTCCGTAAATGGATAACGCCTTGCTGCCTTTCTTTAAATCACACGGGTAAGCGCCCAGGCGCATCGTGCCACCTTTTGCAGTAATATTTTTCTGATCTTCCATCATACTGATAACAGGGTAAGTGGTGTGGCCATCCATTTCCACGCTATTGGCAGCATCCAGATGAAGAACGTGGCGGCCAAACTCTACTACCGCACACTGCATGCCCAGGCATATGCCAAAAAACGGAATGTTGTTTTCACGTACGTACCTAATAGCTTCAATTTTACCTTCAAAGCCACGCTGGCCAAAGCCGGGAGCAACCAATACGCCATGTAAACCGCGCAAGCGTTCTACAGCATTTTCCGGTGTTAATGTTTCAGAGTGTATATAGTCAACCTTTACCTTACACTCATTTTTAGCGCCGGCATGTATAAATGCTTCGGTAATAGATTTATAAGCGTCAGGTAGTTCTACATATTTACCTACTAAACCAATGCGCACTTCGGCAGTTGGGTTTTTCAACCGACCTAAAAAGTCTTTCCAGCTTTCTAAGTCCGGCTCATTTTTATTTGGAAGTTTAAGTTTAGTAAGTACCGTTTTATCTAGCTGTTCTTTCAGCATAAGCAGTGGTACATCATAAATAGATGGCGCGTCAATCGACTCGATAACTGCATTGATGTTCACGTTACAAAATAGCGCTATCTTTTTGCGCAGGTCCATATTTAAATGATGCTCTGTGCGGCAAACCAAGATGTCAGGCTGTATGCCGTATTCCAGCAGCATTTTTACGGAGTGCTGAGTTGGCTTGGTTTTTAACTCGCCTGCCGCGGCCAGGAAAGGTACCAGGGTTAAGTGAATAACGAGTGAATTACCCGAACCGGCTTCCCACCTGAACTGGCGTACGGCCTCCACAAACGGAAGCGATTCAATGTCGCCTACAGTACCGCCAATTTCGGTAATTACAATATCGTAATCTCCGCTTTCGCCCAATATCCGGAAATTGCGTTTAATTTCGTCGGTAATGTGGGGTACTACCTGTACGGTCTTGCCTAAAAATGCACCTTCGCGCTCGCGGCTAATTACATTTTGATAAATACGGCCGGTAGTAATATTATTAGATTGGGAAGTAGCCCTGTTTAAGAAACGCTCGTAATGGCCCAAATCCAAATCTGTTTCGGCGCCGTCTTCGGTAACATAGCATTCACCGTGCTCGTAAGGGTTTAGTGTTCCCGGGTCGATGTTAATATAGGGATCAAATTTTTGAATAGTAACGCGGTAACCGCGAGACTGAAGGAGTTTAGCCAATGAGGCCGAAATAATACCTTTTCCTAACGACGAGGTAACGCCACCCGTAACAAATATATATTTAGTCATGATTTTGATGAATTTGGCTGCGGCTGATGCCTAAACCAATGCTATGTGTACGGGATGCAAAAGTAAGAATTTATTTGGGCTGAGCAGGAGGTATTTTAAAATAGATGGTCAGGTGGCTGTCAATTGCGGTTAAAAATTTAGGTGTACGCTGCTGCTTGTGGAACAAAATCGAAACGTATCTTTCATAAAAATTACTACTATTGTACGCAGGCGAAACAAGCATGGCATGGAGGTGTTGTTTTTTCAAACCAATAGTCTTGCAAACATTTTGCGCTCTCTGCAATTACTAAGTTTTTATTTGTCTGCAAAGACCTATCTACATTATGGCAAAACAAAGCAAAAAAGACAAGCCTGCTGCCGCAGCTTTAGGTGAAACACCTTTAGCAGAAGGGCAAGCAGCTTCTTTTCCCGAATCACAACCTGTAAATACAAAGAAAACAACAGCAAAAGTTAAGGTTGTTTCACCGGCACAAACAGAAACTTTCCCTGAATCGCAACCGGTAAAAGCAACCAAAGCCACCGCCCGAAAAAGTAAAAGCACGGCTGAGGCAGACTTACCGGCAGAAGTTTCGGTATCGGATTTAATAACCGAAATTGCCGAAAAGAAAAAAACCAAAACTTCAGGCAGTAAAAAGATTGCAGCTGGTAAGCTACCCGTTATACCCGAAACAGCTAAACCTTCAGCATTGCCTGTAACATCAGCGTCGGTTAACCCGGTGGAGGTATACAGCCGCTTTACGGATTACGATATTAGCCTCTTCAAGGGCGGAAAGCATTTTAAGTTGTATGATAAGCTGGGCTCGCATGTGGTGACTCATAAAGATGTTGTGGGCACTTATTTTGCAGTTTGGGCACCCAATGCACAATATGTATCGGTGATAGGTAATTTTAATGGCTGGAACCGCGGTACACATGCCTTAAATCATCGTTGGGATGGCTCAGGTATTTGGGAAGGCTTTATCCCGCATATTGGCGACGGAGAGGTTTACAAATATTTTATTAATTCACATAACGGCGAGGAATTAGAAAAAGGCGATCCTTTTGCCCTGCGCTGGGAGGAGGCCCCGCTTACGGCCTCAATAGTAGCTCATACATATTACGAATGGAATGATACCCAGTGGATGGCTAACCGTTACCAATACAATGCGTTAGATAAGCCTTATTCGGTTTATGAGATACACTTGGGTTCGTGGGCACGCAATGACGAAAGCCCAAACGAATTTTACACCTACAACCAGATAGCCGAAAGACTGGTGCCTTACGTTAAGGAAATGGGTTTTACGCACGTGGAACTGATGCCAATTATGGAGCATCCGTATTATCCAAGCTGGGGATACCAGCTTACCGGGTTTTTTGCGGCCACTTCACGTTATGGCACCCCCCAGCAGCTTATGTACCTCATAGAGCGATTTCACCAGGAAGGTATTGGCGTAATACTGGATTGGGTGCCGTCGCACTTTCCGGGCGATGCGCATGCATTATACCGTTTTGATGGCACGCACTTGTACGAGCACGAGGATGTGCGCCAAGGCTATCATCCCGATTGGACTTCTTATATATTTAACTACGGACGTAACGAAGTTAAGGCTTTCCTGATCAGCAGCGCATTGTTTTGGCTCGACCGCTACCATGCGGATGGTTTACGTGTAGATGGTGTGGCTTCAATGCTTTATCTGGATTATTCGCGCAATGAGGGTGAATGGATACCTAACCAATTTGGCGGCAACCACAATCTCGAAGCCATTGAGTTCTTAAAAGAGTTCAATTTGGCCGTATACAGCACTTTCCCGGATGTGCAAACCATAGCCGAAGAAAGTACATCCTTTCATGGCGTAAGCCGCCCGGTTTATTCGGGTGGATTGGGCTTTGGTATGAAATGGATGATGGGGTGGATGCACGACACCTTAGGTTACTTTAAGCGTGACCCGGTTTATCGGAGCCACCATCATAACGACTTAACCTTTAGCTTGATATATGCCTTTACGGAAAACTTTATGCTGCCATTTTCGCACGATGAAGTTGTTTACGGAAAAGGGGCGATGATTAATAAAATGCCTGGCGATGAATGGCAACGATACGCCAATCTGCGTTTAATGTACAGCTACATGTTTACGCATCCCGGCTCAAAGCTATTGTTTATGGGTGCAGAGTTTGCCCAGAACAGCGAGTGGGATTTTGGCAAGTCGTTAGATTGGTGGGTTACGCAATTTGATTGTCATGCTGGTATGCAGGAAGCTGTAAAGGCGCTCAACCATTTATACCGTAACGAGCCCGCGTTATACGAAAAAGGCTTTGAAGCCAGCAGTTTTGAATGGATT
Protein-coding sequences here:
- a CDS encoding CTP synthase; the protein is MTKYIFVTGGVTSSLGKGIISASLAKLLQSRGYRVTIQKFDPYINIDPGTLNPYEHGECYVTEDGAETDLDLGHYERFLNRATSQSNNITTGRIYQNVISREREGAFLGKTVQVVPHITDEIKRNFRILGESGDYDIVITEIGGTVGDIESLPFVEAVRQFRWEAGSGNSLVIHLTLVPFLAAAGELKTKPTQHSVKMLLEYGIQPDILVCRTEHHLNMDLRKKIALFCNVNINAVIESIDAPSIYDVPLLMLKEQLDKTVLTKLKLPNKNEPDLESWKDFLGRLKNPTAEVRIGLVGKYVELPDAYKSITEAFIHAGAKNECKVKVDYIHSETLTPENAVERLRGLHGVLVAPGFGQRGFEGKIEAIRYVRENNIPFFGICLGMQCAVVEFGRHVLHLDAANSVEMDGHTTYPVISMMEDQKNITAKGGTMRLGAYPCDLKKGSKALSIYGKTHITERHRHRYEFNNEYLQQYEEAGMIPSGINPQNGLVEIVELKNHPFFVGSQFHPELKSTVDNPHPLFVNFVAASLAYARKN
- the glgB gene encoding 1,4-alpha-glucan branching protein GlgB; protein product: MAKQSKKDKPAAAALGETPLAEGQAASFPESQPVNTKKTTAKVKVVSPAQTETFPESQPVKATKATARKSKSTAEADLPAEVSVSDLITEIAEKKKTKTSGSKKIAAGKLPVIPETAKPSALPVTSASVNPVEVYSRFTDYDISLFKGGKHFKLYDKLGSHVVTHKDVVGTYFAVWAPNAQYVSVIGNFNGWNRGTHALNHRWDGSGIWEGFIPHIGDGEVYKYFINSHNGEELEKGDPFALRWEEAPLTASIVAHTYYEWNDTQWMANRYQYNALDKPYSVYEIHLGSWARNDESPNEFYTYNQIAERLVPYVKEMGFTHVELMPIMEHPYYPSWGYQLTGFFAATSRYGTPQQLMYLIERFHQEGIGVILDWVPSHFPGDAHALYRFDGTHLYEHEDVRQGYHPDWTSYIFNYGRNEVKAFLISSALFWLDRYHADGLRVDGVASMLYLDYSRNEGEWIPNQFGGNHNLEAIEFLKEFNLAVYSTFPDVQTIAEESTSFHGVSRPVYSGGLGFGMKWMMGWMHDTLGYFKRDPVYRSHHHNDLTFSLIYAFTENFMLPFSHDEVVYGKGAMINKMPGDEWQRYANLRLMYSYMFTHPGSKLLFMGAEFAQNSEWDFGKSLDWWVTQFDCHAGMQEAVKALNHLYRNEPALYEKGFEASSFEWIDGGNAKDSILIYARKGHDAVNDVIVVLNMTPAVHYHYRVGVTSAGQWKELFNSDNKKYWGSGVDNPLPLASEPQGWHGRENSISITIPPLSAVVFKQV
- the yidC gene encoding membrane protein insertase YidC yields the protein MDRNTFTGLFLIAIILVGSFFLMKPTEEEAKKARQIEHLDSLKKAGLLKPAAVAAKADTNTKPAPVDSAALKAPFGASTVGSEQLITLENKDIRVKLSSRGGRVYSVELKDFKTFDKKPLILFDGNSNQFGFKFNAGSTVINTNDRYFTPTSSAIKVAGSDSSAITLRLSYSPTQYIDYIYTLGATGFKLGYTVKLTGLGDIINSRALTLNWTAGLRKQEKDVTQERLYSTVYYKNTDGGVDYLSVSKDETKDIADQKIQWVSFKQHFFSNVLIAKQGFDRANLSVSTNPSSVDVKQMKAALTLINNADNTYPMEFYFGTNRFKTLQKQGYQLEKQIDLGWGPLKFINRWAVIPVFNFLQQFNWNMGLVILALTVLLKLVLSPLTYKSYLSMAKMKVLKPEMDEIKTKVGEDNPTLLQQEYMKLYRKAGVNPLGGCLPLVLQMPIIFAFLRFFPSLFELRGESFLWMKDLSTYDAVINFGFNIPFLGNHLSLMCLLMTISTLIYTYFNNQVSGATGQMKYIGYISPIMFLGFLNSYPAGLNYYYFLANMLTFLQQYLIRLWVDDKKIHAQIQENKKKPDDPKKKKTGFQAKLEEMMRQQQQAQAQGKKK